One genomic segment of Hordeum vulgare subsp. vulgare chromosome 2H, MorexV3_pseudomolecules_assembly, whole genome shotgun sequence includes these proteins:
- the LOC123430253 gene encoding CEN-like protein 2: MARVLEPLVVGKVIGEVIDNFNPTVKMTVTYSSNKQVFNGHEFFPSAVVSKPRIEVQGGDMRSFFTLVMTDPDVPGPSDPYLREHLHWIVSDIPGTTDASFGREVVSYESPKPNIGIHRFTFVLFQQKKRQAMNAPSTRDYFNTRRFADENDLGLPVAAVYFNAQRETAARRR, from the exons ATGGCTAGGGTGCTGGAGCCTCTCGTTGTTGGAAAGGTCATCGGGGAGGTCATCGACAACTTCAACCCCACAGTGAAGATGACGGTGACCTACAGCTCTAACAAGCAGGTGTTCAATGGCCACGAGTTCTTCCCGTCGGCAGTCGTCTCCAAGCCACGCATTGAGGTCCAGGGCGGCGACATGAGATCCTTCTTCACACTG GTCATGACGGACCCAGATGTGCCAGGGCCTAGTGATCCATACCTGAGGGAGCACCTCCACTG GATCGTCAGTGATATTCCTGGCACCACAGATGCTTCTTTTG GAAGGGAGGTGGTGAGCTACGAGAGCCCCAAGCCCAACATTGGCATTCACAGGTTCACCTTCGTGCTGTTCCAACAGAAGAAGCGGCAGGCCATGAACGCTCCCTCCACCAGGGACTACTTCAACACGCGCCGCTTCGCTGACGAGAACGACCTTGGCCTCCCTGTCGCTGCCGTCTACTTCAACGCGCAGCGGGAGACAGCGGCACGCCGCCGCTGA